In Fusarium fujikuroi IMI 58289 draft genome, chromosome FFUJ_chr02, the genomic stretch ATCCGGCAACTGGAGAGCGCGGCCGGAACACCACATCTCCAGCCGCGATTAACTATTCTCATGCCTCCTGATAGTAGTTCTATTAGAGTGCAAGATTGGCTCCATGATCAGGGACCGTGCCCTGAACGCTGTTGCTCGGAACGCTGCCGGATGTCCCGTTGTCTCGTTCTGAGTTACATAGCGGCTTCCTCACGTCTCTGGGACTGATGAGCTGGCAACTCAGGACCATCGAGTCTCCAGTATATCTCGGAGGATAGAGACTCGGTTCACGCAAGTCTCAGGATTTTCGCACCGCAAAAACTGGGCCCTTGGAGATGCCTTTGTTATGCAGGTCCCTTATAAGTTCCATGCAGCGGGAAGTTGGTCCGAGGAGGAGTTTGGCTCAAGTTGCAACGTTACACTCTACCAAAGTTTTGCGCTCTTTGTCTATGCCACGCGTAATGATATGATATTGCATATTTCGTCTTTCCTTGCAGAACGTCGTTTTGGGTTTACTTCCAAGCATGTGATAGCTCCTGCAAGTCGGAGCATCCGAGACATGTTCTACTCATTCGTGAACATGCGAGCAACATACCTTTGATCGGGGATGTTACTTGAGAGAGAATAGCAACAGCAACTTACATACAGGACCTTGGCCGCAAAATCGCAAGCTGGTCTGTTCTCATCTGCCGGATGGACTGGGACTTCTAGGTGCTCCCACTAACACTGCGCCCGCGGAGCAACTACTAATATCAGGGGCATGCCTTCGCGGCTCTTTATTAGTGAGAATTCCAAAACGAACTTTAGTTCAGGTGAATTCCGGTCAACGAAGGTGTTTGTATGCTCAGTGTCCATTGGTACACCCAGACGAGAAGCCCATCAGTGTAATACCGACCTGTGATGACAAGGAACGTGAGAAATGTTGAGAGTAGTAGATCAGCTTGCTGTGTGTAATACTGTAGTAGATAGCACACAGTTCACATGTAAAATCTTAACTGTTAGAGGTGCATGGTGACATTGAGCGATTCAGAGTATCACCCTACACCTTCCACTCTCCTAAGAGCTAAAACTAATACAAACCCCGTTGACCACGCCCCAACCTTAATACATTCATGCTACACATATGCGATAAGTGTTTTGGCATTGTGATTTATTGGGAAAATGGGCAATGCTTCTCGTGACAATCACCTCGAATTAGCAGATCTCTGAGGAGATATCAACCATTTCGCTAGAACGGTTCATGACCATCACGATGTTGACTCGTTCAGTAACAAATTGAGCTCAGACGAGAAAGGACAGATGCCGATAAAAAGTTCAATTGCGTAAAAGATAAGCCAATAGCACCAACACGTACCGTGTTGGCCCATGACATCGAATGTAAAGCTATGAACAACAAGGCACACAATGCGGCAGATGCACTAAATTACCACCTCTGTACCCCCTTTCCTTTACCCACGCCCTCAGTTTCCAGCGCTGGGAACTCATCGCGCTGAACGTCCGACGATGCGCCCATTGCTGACAGACCCTGCTCCTCCATGCTCAACTTCAAAGCAAGTTCAAGGTCATAGTCCCTAGACTCGAGATTGTTTGACGACCCTGCCTTGAAAAACCCAGGCGACGCAGTTCCAGATgtcctgttcttcttgccagACTTGGATTTGTATGTCAGGGAGAATTCGTAATCGCCGGAGCTCGCTGCTTGGGGTGATGGGGGGTTATCATTGACGCCTTCCATCAGAGAAAGGCGGATTGCCTGTTGAATCTGTTGTTCATAGTCGTCCTCGACAGGTGCTATCTCAACCTTATCTGTGGAGGCAGACGGGGGAGTTATCATGTCCGAGACACTTGGATCAGGGGTGACGGTATCAACAGTAGTGGTCTCACTGAATGTCGAGGCCGTATCCAGGCTGGCATCAGCAGCGGAGTCGCTTGTCCGACGTTGTTCCTCGAAAAGGAAGGCTTCCTCGGAGACCATCTGCGCATACCGcaatgcctcttcttcagtcaGGTCGCCGAGTGCGCCGACGCCAAAACGATTGCGCAGGCGGTTCTGCTCTCGAGCCTTTTGCTCGTTCTCCCTCTTGATTtcagcctcctcagcagcgatAAAATCAATGACTGCACTGCCTTGACGACGACTGGCCAAACGGCCATGAACATCAGAGTGTCTAAGCCGACGCTTGCGTCCTGAAGCGTGACTAGCAGAGCTGTACGCCCAGTACCTCAGAAAAGCACCAAATGAAACGACTCCACGAAGGACGGTTGGATCAGGGTCAAGATAAATCGCACCAACTGCTGAGTAAGTCGACTCGTCAAGAGTTGGGTTCATTGTGACCATGTGTCGAGGCACTCGTCCATTTGACCTTGCGTTGAGAGTTCGAACGGGATCCAATGTTGATGCCAAGGGGTCCCATGCTTGCACCAGTCCATCACTGCCGCCATGGACAACATACATAGCTGAGAGTGCGACGCAGGACACTTCTGGGGAGTCAGTCTGGATTTGTCGCACCGGACTGATGCCCGTAGCCTTAGCATCCTCACGAGCGTTCCAGACAAGTACAGCCCCATCGTCTGTGCCGACAGCAAGCAATCGAGATCTGCGGCCTggaatctcttcctcagccgAGCGGAGAGGATCTTCACTGAGTGTCAGCACTGACGTGCTAGATTGATCCATTGAGGCACTAGTGATCACTGCATGACTTTGACCCTTCAGCCTGAAAGAGCAACTCTCCCACTCATGCAGATGGGACATGACATCCAGTGATGACACTGAAGTAGATGTGACGGATtgagatatcttcttattGGGTCCCTGTGATATCTCTGCCGCAGTAGTCCCGAATAGTGACGGCTGGACGCTGACGGCGACATCAGGAGCCATGGGAGCTAACACGACTGATGACGATTGGGCATCTTGAGGAACTAGAGATCGAGTGTATCGCTGGATATGTGCAGGGCGGTTTTCGGCTAGTCCACAGTCGATGACAAATATGTTTTCACCAGCACCATGGCCGTCATCATTGGCGAAATCGACCTCCAGCTTGCGTTGCATATCCCATCCTTCGCAGACCCTTCGGAAGTGTGCAGGCTTTTGGCGCAAGAACTTTTCAATTTCTCGTGCCTCAGCAGCCAACTGACTCTTACTTAGGCTCATAGAATTGGAAGGCGACCGAGGCGAGTATGCGCCTTTGATGGCGTTTTTGTCCGAATCATCTGGTCGAGCAACACGTCGAGTGGAGTCCAATAGATGCCAGTAAACTGAGCGTCCAGCGAACCAAGCGTTTTTGGTGATATCTTCGCTCTTAGTTGCGTTTTGTGCAGTAGGTGTTTCAGTCAGATAGAATACCTCGCCCAGAGCATTGAGCGCAACTATCCATACCCTGGCTGAAGACTTGCGCTTCTGGCTATAGTTgtcgtcaaccttgagagAGATGATTGGAACGCCAGGACTAAGCACCCAACGCGCAGTGACTTCTCCAGGTTGGTATCGCTGCGGTCCAGAGTCGGTTCCCAGGGCGTATGAAGTGACGACACCAAGGGTAGAGCCAGTCAGCATCCCAATCATTGACTGCGTATTCGTTGGCACATTCGACGATTTGGCCAACCATACACTGCACATTGACTCGGACATTTCTGGTATCTTAGGGATATCAGGGTAGgtgtcaacaacaccagaATCCGCACCAAGATATCGTCCACGGTTCTCATTGACAGGGCGGTAGTAGGGACGACCGCCCGGGAATCCTTCGCCTGCAAGAACGCCATATGGTTGGCTTACATCGAGGACGTTGGGAGTTGCTGCGGGGCCCTCTCCCAAACCAAAGGGAACAAGGTTGGGGACCACCTCATCAAGTTGCATTGAGTTGAAAGGATCGACGAATCCCCATTTCTCAATCCTTCCGTTGGTAGGGTCACTGACTGAAGCTACTCCCAGATCGGCAGCTCCGTGGATGGCTTTTGGTGGTTTCTTTCCGTTTGTGAAGACAGCGTGAATATTTGTGACAGCCCATGGCAGCTTGGAGTTGTATGTCAACACAGCGCTGGTTTTCTTCCCGGTACGAACAGATGCGCCAATACCTCCAGAGGCAAAGGATGCGCCCGGTTTGCCACGAGCCAGACCTCTAATCAAGCGGGTGCGCAGAAGGTATTCCTTTCTCCATGACGCCATAGGGGTAAGACGAGTGAAATAACGAGACTCGGACTGTATCAGGTCGTGCGAGCTGTGAGCCCACATGTCCACATTTTTCTTGCTCTCGAGTGCTTCATGACCTGGGAAGAATCGTAGGAAGGCCATGCGCCAAGCATGGGAACTGGTGATGAGGGCATAAAAGCGTTTGGAGACGAGAGCGATTGCAGCGTGCGAGTCGGAGTGAAGATGCGAAAGGATATGTGTCAAGATCTCTGAAGTGAACTCGAGTTAGGATACTGTAGGAAAATATCAGGATCAATGGTATGACGCACCGTTTGGGAAGTCTTCAAGTTGCACACCATCAGAGGGGGTGTCGGAGCGCTTGATAACCTTGAAGCCCAATGCCTTGTTTGGAGTAGGCGGTGTCATTGCATTTTCATACTCAGAGATGCGCTGGCCAGGAGCTGAAGGTCGAACAGTCGAGCGATGACCCAAGCTCAGTCGACGTAGCTCCTCATCAAGTAGGTCGGTATCGACGTCATGACCGGAGGCACGGCGGAGTGCCGGTGCTGAGCCCGGTTCAGTGCCACTTGAGTCTCCGGAATAGACTCGGAGAAGGCCATGCGGGTCATGGTGAAGGGGTCCATGCTGGGAGAGAGAGGCTTTATAGGGGTTGTCTCGGTGAATCAAATGTTCTGTATTCTCGAGAGGCTCTTGTTGCATATAGCTGAAGGCTTGGAACTCGGGGGAAAAGGATGCTGACCGTGCACGAGATATTTGCACAGTCTAGGATGCCGGGGCGAGGGTGTTGAAGCagttgaggagcttgtttGTGCGCTGTTTAGGTGTTTCGTCGCGAAGATGAGGTGTTGGTCGAGGTGATGATCGTTCCAAGAGGAAGTTTCCCTTTTTTGCCTCACGGCGCGTCGACTTTCCGATCTTGAACTTTGCCGATAATAAGCCGGCGCGAGACACTATTGATACACTGATGAGCCAATAGACGAGCACTATAAGACATCGTGTTCGATGAAGTGCAAGATGGTATAAGAATCTGTCATTGAAACGTGTGTATGTGTTATCTTTCTGTGTTTTATTTTTTCTCCTCAGTATATCATCTCCCTTGGTGAGACTATTGTTGCCTGCCTGGTGAGCTTGACTTGAACCATACTGTGGGTCATCAGAGTGTTCGTGATGGAGCCATAGCAAGTTCGCCTCCTGCGACTTAACTCGCTGGTCAGAATTTTTAATACACACTGGAATCTCTTCATCAGGGTGTAAGTTAGCATTGCTGTGCTAGTTCTACGGGGATTGAGTTTTATACCTGGCAGCAAGCTTCTGTAATCATCGAAAGCAAATAAAGATCGCAAGATAGTTTCATTACCTCAACAGCCCTGAACTATTCTCCTAGGACTCCCTGAGCTTGATTAGTTAGTTATTTGAATCGGCTCTGCCAAATCCGATTTTCTGCCAGCCTTTGATTGGCTTGTCATCTTCCACgataagtatatttaagcttttagCCACTCAGAATTCCCCACGACAGAGTGAAGATAGAGTCTGAAACTCCTGATTTCTTGTATTATGTCAGATATTTTAACAGGATACACAGGAAAATTAAACCGCGACTTATGGAGAAGATTTTATCTAAAGCTGGCCCTGGGCTGGTTGCGTACAAAGAATTAGCCAGGACTCCAGTAACTTATATATACGGAGTAGTATTATGACCGGTCCCTGTACAGAGTAGAATGGGCCAAGCCTGTCGTGAATTGTGTCGAGCTTACAGATAGATATTGGCTTTGCATAACAGTGATCTCAGATGTCGTGGCTCATGATATACTCAATCGCGAATTCTAATCAGTCCTGTTTCATTACCCATAATGCTCATTAGAGGGGGTGTTCAAGCATCCATTTGGGGAGTTTCGAGGTCATCTGATACAGAGCTGTGATCAATGTGTGATTACTCACATGTATGCTACCTTTGGCGATGTAATGTCAATTCTCATAAATTACAGGCCAGATACTCGTATATCGTGTTTCTCATCTATATTTCCAAATCTTCCATGTAATGCCAGTTATTGTCATGTCAAAACCAAAAGCCAGAAGCCACTCTGTTTCCTAACGAGTCCTAACATGGCGAATCATGTTCAATGCCAGGTTCAAAACAGAATCCAAACGCCAAACGCTATGCATAACCCAGTCATTCCTGTTGCCAAACCTGGTCGTCGTAAAATCGCACCGCTGTCATCCTCTTTCATCCTCTTTCCATCCTCTTTGgcattgttgctgctggttcCTGTTGCAACGGGTAATTCGTCAGACGCTGTTGCTTTTGCCTCGATGGTGGTTACAGTTGAAGCCCCGAAGGGGAACTTTATTGTTATTGTACCAATGATGACACCACTAGGCCCGATCGTGATAGTTTCACCACCGGCCGCTTTTGTTGTGCTCTTGGCACCAGGCCCGGCAGTGAAGGTCGTTTCATCGATGATCGCGTATGAAGGGTTGACTTTGGTGATGGTCGCTCCACCAACAATTCGGTATTTAGTGTCAGTGAGCTCAGCGTCAGACCCACCTAGAGTTgttccatcaacaacaacaccttcTGGTCCAACAGTGACAGTGTCGTCATCCATTGTTTCCGTTGTCACGGGAGTGCCAGTTCCATATATCAGAGTCGTAGAATGAAAGACAAACACAGATTTTCCAACTGCGGTGAACATCTCACCACCTTCAATGATCACGTCTGTCTGAGGGCCACCGACCCCATGGTATGTGAGTGTTTTTTCATCAATCACCACGCTACCAGGCGCAATGGACACTTGTCGCTCCTCCACAATAGTATTGGATCCGACGACAGGAACCGTAAGCCTTGTGGTCGTGCCCATAAGAGGAATTTTGAGCCTCGTGCCGCCAACAATAGCTTCCGTGCCCGAAACAGTGACAGGTATCTTTCCAATAGTCGCACTTGTAGGGCTGACAACGGAAATCACAGTACCGACAGGCTGCGGTTTCCTAACTGTTGCTCCCTCACCAACCACTTCTGTTGGGCGAATTGTAAATGTTCCATAATCGACAGTGACTGTCGTAGTTTGATCTGCTCTGAGACTGGAGAAGGTCTTGTCATTGACAATgacttcttggcctctggCAGTCACAAAAAAGTTCCTAGGGGGTTCAGGTTCGGTGTCAGGCCGTGATTGGGGCTGTGGACCCCCTGATGGTTCGGTTTCTGGCTGCGGTCCTGATGTTGGCCTCGGTCCAGGTTCTGCCGAAGGTCGCGGCTTCACGTCCGGTTGTGGGCCCGACTGAGGACTCGACTTTCCGTGCCCCCCGGAAGAATTTGGGTGATTTGAGCCTGGCGCTTTGGAAGGCTGCGGCAGTTGTTTGTTACTCACAGGGAGACCTCCTCCACCAGTCGGTCGGTCGAAGTGCGGCGGCGGTTCTGTGGGGAATACCACAGCCGGGTTCTTGTCAGTCGTTATGAAAGTAACAGTCATTCTCGAGCTTGACATAGTTAAACCTGGCACTCCAGGAACGGCTGTTGGATTCGACCAACCAGGAGGCTTTTCTGAAGCACAAGATTTCCCCGGTAAGCATGCTTGAGGGGGCTCCTTAGTTAGTCCAGAGCCTGGCAATGGGAATGTTCCAGACTCTTCGGAGCCATGAGATGGAACAATCTTTGAGAATGATGGGCTTGGAGCCTCTGGGTCGCAAACGTTGGGAGTACTGATAGTAGGGTAGGGTGGCGTGTAATCACTGCGGTTTCCAAAGAAGGTTATCGTTGAAGTATACACAATGGAATACTCGGTGAAAGGTTCGTTATCCTGCAATGTCGTGCACGGCAACACTGACGTTGGTGCTATCAGCGTCAATGAACCAGACGTCCATGGTCCAGGCGTGTATGTCCCATTTCCCTTCGAAGTAACTAAGGGAATCCATCCGCAGGGAGACTTGTAGCCAGGCCCGCATGTCCGCGTCTCCAGTTTGGTATTGTTGGGCACGGCTTGTGTAAAAGAATGTGCAAATCCCTGGTTTGGTCTCCTTTGAGCCGAAGCCTGGAGATCGGCTTGATTTGCTACAGAGCTTGAATCTCTATTGTGATCTGGCGGGTTTCCATTCACCAGAGCAGCAGATTTAGGAGCGGTCTGGACGAAATGCGAAGCTGAAGGTTCCGAGAAAGATCGAATATGAGTTTCTAGAGTGATTCGAGTGCTCTGAGATGAAGTGGCCACGCGATCCAACTGTGAAGTGATTGGCACTCTCTCAGCAGAATCATCGGAGCTTGTCTCTGCTGCCGTTTGAAAGAAAGCCTCTGTAGAAGATGCTTTGTCAGGAAGAGAGGACAATTCCTCTTCCACTTGTGTTATTGGGGTTGATGCTATCGATAATAAGCGAGTGGTACTGCCGTCTGGGGCAGTCGCGATGGCCGTTTCATTCAGTGGAAAGCGCCGAGGGTTTGGCTGATTAGGTCCGGATGGGGCTGATAGGCAAGGTCATCTTTAGCCACGATTCTTCTCTTCcgtctcttcatctttcaaGGGACATGCACAATAATTAACACTGATGGGACAATTCGCAGGCTTACCTCGAGGTACAGCAACGCCGACAATAGAAGGAACAAGCGTTGCGACTGAGAGCAGTCCAATTACTTGCGCCCTCATATTGTCGATATAGGACATATACTGGCTGCTCCGTACTGCATTAACTGTTGCCCTGGTCGTTTCGAGCTCCTTTTGTCTGTCATCCAAGCTCACCAAACCAAATCGACTGGGGCAGGCCTCTAAACGAGTGATTTGGGCCTTGTCTGATAAGTTGGTCTCACATCGGCCACTTATATGGATGGTTCTTCACACAATGAGCACAACGGCTTTCGACGTTGTCGATAATAGCTTAGGGGAGAAAATCAATCACAAGATCGGATGCATGACTGGGGAGGGGCTCAAAGGTTAATGAGCCAGCCGCCTGCCTCTAGTTAGCAACTGGCTCTAGTGCATGGTGACAAGGGGTTTACGTCGTCCAAAGCGTAAGCGCAAGCGAACGAACCATGTAAGTTCAGGTCAACTGGGGCTGCTAATTGACTCGACCCTATACTAATTAGCCTCTCAGGGCCTTCCTTTCTTGTATTGTTTCATCCCTGGATCTGACTATTGTCCTCGCTCCAGTAGAATAGCGCTCCGGAGGGCTTTCTTTGGTGGCGGGGGACACAAACAGCCCTGCCCTTCCATACAGTTACACTGTGTGCTGCATAGACACCCACCACAAGGCCCAGAATGCATGTGGCTGATGCCTTCATCCTATGCGAAGGCTCCCTTGTTAATGCGTCTATCAACTCTGTTCGGCCTGGCCTAGAACATGACACTCCAGAACCGTCGATTCTCCTCGGCATGTCATCACATATTCAGGTTTCATTTCATCTCTTGGACGTACGAAGATCCTAAAAGCAAAAATCGGAAGAGCCAGCGATAATCTGCAGAATTTAAACTCAGGGTGTTACCACCTCACAAGGCCCAACCTTCCGGGAAACATCCATTTCGGTGGGAACGGTGAGACACTCAAAGTCGCTCAGGTCCAACATAATGTCTCAAGTTACATTCAGCTGAAATTCAAACAAATGATATCCATTCGGCCTTCCACATGGAGCTGAAAAGGGACACTGGCACAcggagctgaagaagatggattaGAACCAAAATCTCGGTATTTGCAATTTTCACGTCCGACCGGGCAACAACAACTTTCGGGTCCGGTTTTTAAGATCTTCAGGTCATCAGAAATTGCCATTGTGAAATAAGCTCTGGTTTATTGTGCGGATGCCCAGGCACCCTAAACCGTAGCTTAAAATTTCGCTCACATGTAATGCTGACCAAACCACACAGAGGGGGCACTCGGTGTAACCAGTTTATTATCGAAGTTAATATTGATGGACCCGTCAGTATTGATTGATATCGTTCAACCTGCAGCCAGGGTCTTACTAGTCGTGCAACGCTTTCCAGCCACCGACTTGCCGGCGTCAGGGTTCTAAGCCGAGTATGTATGCTCGCAAGCTCGCAATGTCAGTCGGATCGAGGCCCTTTGTTGACAGGGACAAGGATCGTTTCCAGAATCTCAAAGCCCCAAAATATATTTTGTTTCCCTTCAAAGGTGCCACGATAACACTTCATGATACAATCGAGCAACGTAGAGCAAAATACAGCTAGTCATGGTGTAACAACATCTCgaagctcatcagcatccGCAAGTTCTGATGGCAATACAATTTGAAAAGACCGGAAGTTCCCCTCGTGGATGCTATGTATTCGAGATGGAACT encodes the following:
- a CDS encoding related to f-box/wd-repeat protein pof10 encodes the protein MQQEPLENTEHLIHRDNPYKASLSQHGPLHHDPHGLLRVYSGDSSGTEPGSAPALRRASGHDVDTDLLDEELRRLSLGHRSTVRPSAPGQRISEYENAMTPPTPNKALGFKVIKRSDTPSDGVQLEDFPNEILTHILSHLHSDSHAAIALVSKRFYALITSSHAWRMAFLRFFPGHEALESKKNVDMWAHSSHDLIQSESRYFTRLTPMASWRKEYLLRTRLIRGLARGKPGASFASGGIGASVRTGKKTSAVLTYNSKLPWAVTNIHAVFTNGKKPPKAIHGAADLGVASVSDPTNGRIEKWGFVDPFNSMQLDEVVPNLVPFGLGEGPAATPNVLDVSQPYGVLAGEGFPGGRPYYRPVNENRGRYLGADSGVVDTYPDIPKIPEMSESMCSVWLAKSSNVPTNTQSMIGMLTGSTLGVVTSYALGTDSGPQRYQPGEVTARWVLSPGVPIISLKVDDNYSQKRKSSARVWIVALNALGEVFYLTETPTAQNATKSEDITKNAWFAGRSVYWHLLDSTRRVARPDDSDKNAIKGAYSPRSPSNSMSLSKSQLAAEAREIEKFLRQKPAHFRRVCEGWDMQRKLEVDFANDDGHGAGENIFVIDCGLAENRPAHIQRYTRSLVPQDAQSSSVVLAPMAPDVAVSVQPSLFGTTAAEISQGPNKKISQSVTSTSVSSLDVMSHLHEWESCSFRLKGQSHAVITSASMDQSSTSVLTLSEDPLRSAEEEIPGRRSRLLAVGTDDGAVLVWNAREDAKATGISPVRQIQTDSPEVSCVALSAMYVVHGGSDGLVQAWDPLASTLDPVRTLNARSNGRVPRHMVTMNPTLDESTYSAVGAIYLDPDPTVLRGVVSFGAFLRYWAYSSASHASGRKRRLRHSDVHGRLASRRQGSAVIDFIAAEEAEIKRENEQKAREQNRLRNRFGVGALGDLTEEEALRYAQMVSEEAFLFEEQRRTSDSAADASLDTASTFSETTTVDTVTPDPSVSDMITPPSASTDKVEIAPVEDDYEQQIQQAIRLSLMEGVNDNPPSPQAASSGDYEFSLTYKSKSGKKNRTSGTASPGFFKAGSSNNLESRDYDLELALKLSMEEQGLSAMGASSDVQRDEFPALETEGVGKGKGVQRW